A portion of the Lolium rigidum isolate FL_2022 chromosome 1, APGP_CSIRO_Lrig_0.1, whole genome shotgun sequence genome contains these proteins:
- the LOC124702393 gene encoding uncharacterized protein LOC124702393 isoform X1 — MLCTPQVSDKRLTSHMQCKGLVRDTDNRFSEDQLVHCPVYVFPENRDNKFTVFSRGHSSDWRLAQFSSSIQEINRTSYLTSGIAATEGFELIHWLDQLNEKNMQDRDIFFKPLPNGGTTLGQQRHRKKVKNSLTTCPTCHVVANTSSGLVTAPLISYSDTLHDDAKPPKRSSKKRRNKSKHCRQATCENHNLLPELLCEEQIDAASPLEVLLPDLLAEKLSDTSSSASLLVKDTHMGKDNAESSNGYVEHRTIQTLSTVESDGKDGPGSTGSSNITVGERVSCEGAPYLNVGERVQCSSEACSSKLFLPVSSERSGRRSRKTSSYNTNRVVGSNRHIHSGKDNPVSVWQKVEKLNAEKSYGAGHENKNAQEDTNRSMDKHRCRKSCKHHSPDVPVEMELTTENSALNYCRKFSRCMYKKQAPFLYAPKNCIPKMPKNHSEQIEGLSMLQQLVCAHNLDSHLVPQSTSKEACTLVIQDDAHSPCHENKAILTDLDSMNSCAEEPKDVKSFSASAHMPHKWVPIVKRDKIHFDLPEVSVVEVSVPANDVSVYANIDVQRNVSDVPASTKREGSEVATEVPAKLNSSGQPDLECHGHIETVTAFSKITEAVSDAYRAQQRAEDIQLLVGRPLADFEQFIYSASPVLHCTPCLTGCNSSSQECITDRSCFHQTADISLSSIWQWYEEPGCYGLEVKAQDLRRSKGFWNSHYQFNAYFVPYLSAVQLFGQPKRTIGKDAADTGGARSKTSSCLSSLPILAKLLPQESNQRNSPSALHIKDDQQLETIEPIFEFFESEQPFWRRQLFNKVKELIDGAKQSNCQISGDPKNLELNLHDLHPASWYCVAWYPIYRIPDGKFQAAFLTYHSLGHWVHRRSSSDQAGHGHVVLPVMGLQSYNDKGEWWFQTSRSTSEDINSTDSSCSQVSQVLRERVSTLKQAAAAMARADMPSKDRMRSRNRHPDYEFFLSWCR, encoded by the exons ATGCTGTGCACGCCTCAAGTAAGCGACAAAAGGCTCACGTCGCATATGCAATGTAAAGGATTAGTCAGGGATACCGACAACCGCTTTTCAGAG GACCAGCTTGTACACTGCCCGGTTTACGTATTCCCTGAGAACAG GGACAACAAATTTACAGTGTTTTCTCGTGGGCACAGTTCAGATTGGAGATTGGCACAATTTTCGTCTAGCATACAGGAGATCAACAGGACAAGCTATTTGACATCAGGAATTGCTGCTACAGAGGGCTTTGAGTTAATACACTGGTTAGATCAGCTGAATGAAAAGAACATGCAGGATCGGGACATTTTTTTTAAACCACTTCCCAATGGAGGAACCACTTTAGGACAACAGCGGCATAGGAAAAAAGTTAAGAATTCATTGACAACATGCCCTACCTGCCACGTGGTTGCAAATACCTCTTCCGGGCTTGTTACTGCTCCTCTGATATCTTATTCTGATACTTTGCATGATGATGCTAAGCCTCCTAAAAGGAGTTCTAAGAAGAGGCGGAACAAATCGAAACATTGCAGGCAAGCAACCTGCGAAAATCATAATTTGTTACCAGAACTCCTGTGTGAAGAGCAAATTGATGCCGCTTCTCCTCTTGAGGTGCTACTGCCTGATTTACTGGCTGAAAAATTGTCAGATACCTCATCCTCTGCCAGCTTGTTGGTCAAAGACACCCATATGGGCAAAGATAATGCCGAGAGCAGCAATGGATATGTGGAACACAGAACTATTCAGACTTTATCAACAGTGGAAAGTGATGGGAAGGATGGCCCTGGATCTACAGGTTCATCTAATATAACTGTAGGAGAAAGAGTTAGCTGTGAAGGTGCTCCTTACTTGAATGTAGGAGAAAGAGTTCAATGCAGCAGCGAAGCCTGTAGCAGCAAACTGTTTCTTCCAGTTAGTTCGGAGAGGAGTGGGAGAAGATCAAGAAAAACATCTAGCTATAATACTAATAGAGTTGTTGGTTCTAATAGGCATATTCATAGTGGAAAAGACAATCCAGTTTCTGTGTGGCAGAAAGTAGAAAAACTTAACGCGGAAAAATCATATGGAGCAGGACATGAAAATAAGAATGCACAAGAAGACACAAATAGATCAATGGATAAACATCGCTGTAGAAAATCATGCAAACACCATTCTCCAGATGTGCCTGTTGAAATGGAGCTTACCACTGAAAATAGTGCACTAAACTATTGTCGAAAATTTTCCAGATGCATGTACAAGAAGCAAGCGCCATTTCTGTACGCTCCTAAGAATTGTATTCCCAAGATGCCGAAGAACCACTCAGAACAGATAGAAGGACTGTCTATGTTACAACAGCTAGTGTGTGCTCACAACTTGGATTCTCATTTGGTGCCACAATCTACGTCCAAGGAAGCATGCACCTTGGTCATTCAAGATGATGCTCATTCTCCATGCCATGAAAATAAGGCCATATTGACAGATTTGGACTCCATGAACTCATGTGCCGAGGAACCCAAAGATGTGAAGTCATTTTCTGCTTCTGCACACATGCCGCATAAATGGGTTCCTATTGTAAAGAGAGATAAAATCCATTTCGATCTTCCGGAGGTTTCTGTTGTTGAAGTGTCAGTTCCAGCTAATGATGTTTCTGTTTATGCTAACATAGATGTACAGAGAAATGTTTCAGATGTTCCTGCATCAACTAAACGTGAAGGCAGCGAAGTCGCTACTGAGGTGCCTGCTAAACTGAACTCATCTGGACAGCCCGATTTGGAATGCCATGGACATATTGAAACTGTGACTGCTTTCAGCAAGATAACAGAGGCAGTCAGTGATGCTTATAGGGCACAGCAGAGAGCGGAAGATATCCAACTTCTCGTTGGCAGGCCTCTGGCTGATTTTGAACAATTTATTTATTCCGCTTCTCCAGTTTTGCACTGTACCCCTTGCCTTACTGGCTGCAACTCTTCTTCACAGGAATGCATTACAGACCGCTCATGTTTTCATCAGACCGCTGATATCTCTCTAAGTAGCATCTGGCAGTGGTATGAAGAACCTGGGTGCTATGGCTTGGAAGTAAAGGCACAGGATCTCCGTAGATCGAAAGGCTTCTGGAATAGTCATTACCAGTTTAATGCCTACTTTGTGCCATATCTTTCAGCGGTTCAATTGTTTGGGCAACCCAAGAGAACCATTGGTAAGGATGCAGCCGATACGGGAGGTGCAAGATCTAAAACATCTTCATGTCTGAGCTCTCTCCCAATATTAGCGAAGCTTCTACCTCAAGAGTCTAATCAAAGAAATAGCCCGTCCGCTTTGCATATTAAAGATGATCAGCAGTTGGAAACTATAGAGCCcatatttgaattttttgaatctgAACAACCATTTTGGCGACGACAGTTATTTAATAA GGTAAAGGAGTTGATTGATGGTGCAAAGCAATCAAATTGCCAGATATCAGGAGACCCAAAGAACCTAGAGCTCAACCTGCATGATCTCCATCCTGCCTCTTG GTACTGTGTCGCATGGTATCCCATATATCGTATACCTGATGGGAAGTTCCAGGCTGCTTTCCTGACATACCATTCTCTCGGGCACTGGGTTCACCGAAGAAGCTCGTCAGACCAGGCTGGTCATGGCCATGTTGTTTTGCCAGTCATGGGTCTGCAGTCTTACAATGACAAG GGGGAGTGGTGGTTCCAGACAAGCAGATCCACTTCAGAAGACATCAACTCAACAGATTCTTCGTGCAGTCAAGTATCTCAGGTTCTGAGAGAAAGGGTGTCGACACTGAAGCAAGCCGCGGCAGCCATGGCCAGGGCCGACATGCCGAGCAAGGACCGGATGCGCAGCAGAAACAGGCACCCGGACTACGAGTTCTTCCTCTCCTGGTGCCGGTAG
- the LOC124702393 gene encoding uncharacterized protein LOC124702393 isoform X2 gives MLCTPQVSDKRLTSHMQCKGLVRDTDNRFSEDQLVHCPVYVFPENRDNKFTVFSRGHSSDWRLAQFSSSIQEINRTSYLTSGIAATEGFELIHWLDQLNEKNMQDRDIFFKPLPNGGTTLGQQRHRKKVKNSLTTCPTCHVVANTSSGLVTAPLISYSDTLHDDAKPPKRSSKKRRNKSKHCRQATCENHNLLPELLCEEQIDAASPLEVLLPDLLAEKLSDTSSSASLLVKDTHMGKDNAESSNGYVEHRTIQTLSTVESDGKDGPGSTGSSNITVGERVSCEGAPYLNVGERVQCSSEACSSKLFLPVSSERSGRRSRKTSSYNTNRVVGSNRHIHSGKDNPVSVWQKVEKLNAEKSYGAGHENKNAQEDTNRSMDKHRCRKSCKHHSPDVPVEMELTTENSALNYCRKFSRCMYKKQAPFLYAPKNCIPKMPKNHSEQIEGLSMLQQLVCAHNLDSHLVPQSTSKEACTLVIQDDAHSPCHENKAILTDLDSMNSCAEEPKDVKSFSASAHMPHKWVPIVKRDKIHFDLPEVSVVEVSVPANDVSVYANIDVQRNVSDVPASTKREGSEVATEVPAKLNSSGQPDLECHGHIETVTAFSKITEAVSDAYRAQQRAEDIQLLVGRPLADFEQFIYSASPVLHCTPCLTGCNSSSQECITDRSCFHQTADISLSSIWQWYEEPGCYGLEVKAQDLRRSKGFWNSHYQFNAYFVPYLSAVQLFGQPKRTIGKDAADTGGARSKTSSCLSSLPILAKLLPQESNQRNSPSALHIKDDQQLETIEPIFEFFESEQPFWRRQLFNKVKELIDGAKQSNCQISGDPKNLELNLHDLHPASWSVVLCRMVSHISYT, from the exons ATGCTGTGCACGCCTCAAGTAAGCGACAAAAGGCTCACGTCGCATATGCAATGTAAAGGATTAGTCAGGGATACCGACAACCGCTTTTCAGAG GACCAGCTTGTACACTGCCCGGTTTACGTATTCCCTGAGAACAG GGACAACAAATTTACAGTGTTTTCTCGTGGGCACAGTTCAGATTGGAGATTGGCACAATTTTCGTCTAGCATACAGGAGATCAACAGGACAAGCTATTTGACATCAGGAATTGCTGCTACAGAGGGCTTTGAGTTAATACACTGGTTAGATCAGCTGAATGAAAAGAACATGCAGGATCGGGACATTTTTTTTAAACCACTTCCCAATGGAGGAACCACTTTAGGACAACAGCGGCATAGGAAAAAAGTTAAGAATTCATTGACAACATGCCCTACCTGCCACGTGGTTGCAAATACCTCTTCCGGGCTTGTTACTGCTCCTCTGATATCTTATTCTGATACTTTGCATGATGATGCTAAGCCTCCTAAAAGGAGTTCTAAGAAGAGGCGGAACAAATCGAAACATTGCAGGCAAGCAACCTGCGAAAATCATAATTTGTTACCAGAACTCCTGTGTGAAGAGCAAATTGATGCCGCTTCTCCTCTTGAGGTGCTACTGCCTGATTTACTGGCTGAAAAATTGTCAGATACCTCATCCTCTGCCAGCTTGTTGGTCAAAGACACCCATATGGGCAAAGATAATGCCGAGAGCAGCAATGGATATGTGGAACACAGAACTATTCAGACTTTATCAACAGTGGAAAGTGATGGGAAGGATGGCCCTGGATCTACAGGTTCATCTAATATAACTGTAGGAGAAAGAGTTAGCTGTGAAGGTGCTCCTTACTTGAATGTAGGAGAAAGAGTTCAATGCAGCAGCGAAGCCTGTAGCAGCAAACTGTTTCTTCCAGTTAGTTCGGAGAGGAGTGGGAGAAGATCAAGAAAAACATCTAGCTATAATACTAATAGAGTTGTTGGTTCTAATAGGCATATTCATAGTGGAAAAGACAATCCAGTTTCTGTGTGGCAGAAAGTAGAAAAACTTAACGCGGAAAAATCATATGGAGCAGGACATGAAAATAAGAATGCACAAGAAGACACAAATAGATCAATGGATAAACATCGCTGTAGAAAATCATGCAAACACCATTCTCCAGATGTGCCTGTTGAAATGGAGCTTACCACTGAAAATAGTGCACTAAACTATTGTCGAAAATTTTCCAGATGCATGTACAAGAAGCAAGCGCCATTTCTGTACGCTCCTAAGAATTGTATTCCCAAGATGCCGAAGAACCACTCAGAACAGATAGAAGGACTGTCTATGTTACAACAGCTAGTGTGTGCTCACAACTTGGATTCTCATTTGGTGCCACAATCTACGTCCAAGGAAGCATGCACCTTGGTCATTCAAGATGATGCTCATTCTCCATGCCATGAAAATAAGGCCATATTGACAGATTTGGACTCCATGAACTCATGTGCCGAGGAACCCAAAGATGTGAAGTCATTTTCTGCTTCTGCACACATGCCGCATAAATGGGTTCCTATTGTAAAGAGAGATAAAATCCATTTCGATCTTCCGGAGGTTTCTGTTGTTGAAGTGTCAGTTCCAGCTAATGATGTTTCTGTTTATGCTAACATAGATGTACAGAGAAATGTTTCAGATGTTCCTGCATCAACTAAACGTGAAGGCAGCGAAGTCGCTACTGAGGTGCCTGCTAAACTGAACTCATCTGGACAGCCCGATTTGGAATGCCATGGACATATTGAAACTGTGACTGCTTTCAGCAAGATAACAGAGGCAGTCAGTGATGCTTATAGGGCACAGCAGAGAGCGGAAGATATCCAACTTCTCGTTGGCAGGCCTCTGGCTGATTTTGAACAATTTATTTATTCCGCTTCTCCAGTTTTGCACTGTACCCCTTGCCTTACTGGCTGCAACTCTTCTTCACAGGAATGCATTACAGACCGCTCATGTTTTCATCAGACCGCTGATATCTCTCTAAGTAGCATCTGGCAGTGGTATGAAGAACCTGGGTGCTATGGCTTGGAAGTAAAGGCACAGGATCTCCGTAGATCGAAAGGCTTCTGGAATAGTCATTACCAGTTTAATGCCTACTTTGTGCCATATCTTTCAGCGGTTCAATTGTTTGGGCAACCCAAGAGAACCATTGGTAAGGATGCAGCCGATACGGGAGGTGCAAGATCTAAAACATCTTCATGTCTGAGCTCTCTCCCAATATTAGCGAAGCTTCTACCTCAAGAGTCTAATCAAAGAAATAGCCCGTCCGCTTTGCATATTAAAGATGATCAGCAGTTGGAAACTATAGAGCCcatatttgaattttttgaatctgAACAACCATTTTGGCGACGACAGTTATTTAATAA GGTAAAGGAGTTGATTGATGGTGCAAAGCAATCAAATTGCCAGATATCAGGAGACCCAAAGAACCTAGAGCTCAACCTGCATGATCTCCATCCTGCCTCTTGGTCTGTT GTACTGTGTCGCATGGTATCCCATATATCGTATACCTGA